In the Variovorax sp. S12S4 genome, one interval contains:
- a CDS encoding basic amino acid ABC transporter substrate-binding protein, which produces MNSIRRALALGLAAATLAFGAQAQNRELTVASSATYAPFAFENKDKQIVGFDIDIINAIAKQQGLRIKVVNTPFTGIFGALNNGDVDLVISGVTINDKRKQSYDFTPPYFAARQLIALPKSSTVASLKDLAGKKIAVVSASTADDIASREFGKTSPNIRRFESTPLIISELAGGGVDAAMGDNGVIAYRVAQNPELKTIDDKSFPEEGFGIVVKKGDKALLDKLTAGLAAIRADGSYNTIYKKWFSKDPNAR; this is translated from the coding sequence ATGAACTCCATCCGCCGCGCCCTGGCGCTCGGCCTTGCCGCCGCCACGCTCGCCTTCGGCGCCCAGGCACAGAACCGCGAACTCACCGTGGCCTCCAGCGCCACCTACGCGCCCTTCGCCTTCGAGAACAAGGACAAGCAGATCGTCGGCTTCGACATCGACATCATCAACGCCATTGCCAAGCAGCAGGGCCTGAGGATCAAGGTGGTCAACACGCCGTTCACCGGCATCTTCGGCGCGCTCAACAACGGCGACGTCGACCTGGTGATTTCGGGCGTGACCATCAACGACAAGCGCAAGCAGAGCTACGACTTCACGCCGCCCTACTTTGCGGCGCGACAGCTCATCGCACTGCCCAAGAGCAGCACGGTCGCGTCGCTGAAGGATCTTGCCGGCAAGAAGATTGCCGTGGTGAGCGCCTCCACCGCCGACGACATCGCCTCGCGCGAGTTCGGCAAGACCAGCCCCAACATCCGCCGCTTCGAGAGCACGCCGCTCATCATTTCGGAGCTGGCCGGCGGCGGCGTCGATGCCGCCATGGGCGACAACGGCGTGATCGCCTACCGCGTGGCGCAGAACCCCGAACTCAAGACCATCGACGACAAGTCCTTCCCTGAAGAGGGCTTCGGCATCGTGGTGAAGAAGGGCGACAAGGCGCTGCTCGACAAGCTCACGGCCGGCCTGGCCGCCATTCGCGCCGACGGCAGCTACAACACGATCTACAAGAAGTGGTTCAGCAAGGACCCGAACGCCCGATGA
- a CDS encoding amino acid ABC transporter permease, with translation MEQPILLFGWFRWDILVEYKDLFWQGAWMTLRMTVVCVLLGASWGLCLALARLAQPRHAPWTWVARFFLRWPATVYVSFFRGTPLFVQILLIHFAVMPVFIHPSTGLLIDGDLARTLKQEHGALISGVVALTLNSAAYISEVFRAGIQSISRGQFDAGRSIGFTPAQVMRYVVLPQAFRRMLPPLGNNAIALLKDTSLVSAIGLAELAYAARTVAGAYARYWEPYLAISVVYWVMTLVLTTMLRRLEHRLARSDRG, from the coding sequence ATGGAACAGCCGATCCTGTTGTTCGGATGGTTCCGCTGGGACATCCTGGTCGAATACAAAGACCTGTTCTGGCAAGGCGCCTGGATGACGCTGCGCATGACGGTGGTGTGCGTGCTGCTGGGCGCAAGCTGGGGCCTGTGCCTGGCGCTGGCGCGGCTCGCGCAGCCGCGTCATGCGCCCTGGACGTGGGTTGCGCGGTTCTTCCTGCGCTGGCCGGCCACGGTGTACGTGAGCTTCTTTCGCGGCACGCCGCTCTTCGTGCAGATCCTGCTGATCCACTTCGCGGTGATGCCGGTGTTCATTCACCCGAGCACGGGCCTCCTGATCGACGGCGACCTGGCGCGCACGCTCAAGCAGGAACACGGCGCGCTCATTTCGGGCGTGGTGGCGCTCACGCTCAATTCGGCGGCCTACATCTCCGAAGTGTTCCGCGCCGGCATCCAGTCGATTTCGCGCGGACAGTTCGATGCGGGCCGGTCGATCGGTTTCACGCCCGCGCAGGTCATGCGCTACGTGGTGCTGCCGCAGGCCTTCCGCCGCATGCTGCCGCCGTTGGGCAACAACGCAATCGCCTTGCTCAAAGACACGTCGCTGGTCTCGGCCATCGGCCTGGCCGAACTGGCCTACGCCGCACGCACGGTGGCCGGCGCCTATGCGCGCTACTGGGAGCCGTACCTTGCGATTTCGGTGGTGTACTGGGTGATGACGCTGGTGCTCACCACGATGCTGCGGCGGCTCGAACACCGCCTGGCGCGCAGCGACAGGGGATAG